In one Liolophura sinensis isolate JHLJ2023 chromosome 11, CUHK_Ljap_v2, whole genome shotgun sequence genomic region, the following are encoded:
- the LOC135478311 gene encoding kinetochore protein Spc25-like translates to MGALVRAPARGKQCFAYTNNWEMDALIDENPNWELEQVRETTKQVQTKLLNGWIEEELRRNTREMLRKREITASEKQDQILQLQNCLKKLKEDAATNKNEIHEREKELDEMIEGVRRVKLQVDDFLREKETMQETVDTLKKRLEREREYLSLQENATQSKLVELRKGLDWFQQRMGLEFRKTQDKKFQLIFTCVDRDDPKRPFYFSVKIEETGAYEVSDCNPPIKDLEALVEKLNQTNDFRSFMITMRSRFKQLT, encoded by the exons ATGGGGGCCCTGGTACGTGCCCCGGCCCGCGGGAAGCAATGTTtcgcgtacacaaataattggg aaATGGATGCCTTGATTGATGAGAACCCAAATTGGGAACTGGAGCAGGTTCGGGAAACAACGAAACAGGTACAAACAAAATTGTTGAATGGATGGATTGAAGAGGAGCTACGGCGCAATACCAGAGAAATGTTGAGAAAACGTGAGATTACAGCATCAGAAAAACAAG accaAATACTTCAGTTACAGAATTGTTTGAAGAAGTTGAAGGAGGATGCTGCTACAAACAAAAATG AAATTCATGAACGTGAGAAGGAGCTGGATGAGATGATAGAGGGAGTCAGACGTGTGAAACTTCAGGTGGATGACTTCCTGAGGGAGAAGGAGACTATGCAGGAGACAGTAGACACCTTGAAGAAGCGGTTGGAGAGGGAGAGAGAAT accTATCATTGCAAGAAAATGCCACCCAGTCGAAGTTAGTGGAGTTGAGAAAAGGTTTAGATTGGTTCCAACAACGGATGGGTCTGGAGTTCAGAAAAACTCAAG ATAAGAAGTTTCAGCTAATCTTCACATGTGTAGACCGGGACGACCCAAAACGCCCTTTCTACTTCTCTGTGAAGATTGAAGAGACCGGCGCATATGAAG tttcagattGTAACCCGCCAATCAAAGACCTAGAGGCCTTAGTAGAAAAGCTAAACCAGACAAATGATTTCCGAAGTTTCATGATAACCATGAGGTCAAGGTTCAAGCAGTTAACATGA
- the LOC135478312 gene encoding uncharacterized protein LOC135478312, translating to MSKLADIYYSPRGYWKGLAAIPKLAAAAKVSEDTARAWLKKQAIWQIYLPRPKQIPRPLFGVETPNEVHQADLLFLPHDQPGRGRKLYKYALTVVDVASRYKEAEALATKDSKEVADALARIYKRGPLTWPKLFQVDPEREFMGAVSLLLAKHGVSVRRGRVDVHRDQGIVERFNRTLAERLFGHQYAQELRLPPGHQSTEWVARLPSVVAALNNEVTRLTDKKPKDAIKVKVVTQKPSLVVPGRPTGLDERKIPSGVGVRYLYQPGELEGGRRRATDPVWSLEVYRLGRSVTKPNEPVLYYLDDTSDGPQRGFVRVELLIVPPDTELPPDGVLQRR from the coding sequence ATGTCCAAGCTGGCGGATATCTATTACTCCCCTAGGGGCTACTGGAAGGGACTGGCGGCGATCCCCAAGCTAGCCGCTGCTGCCAAAGTGTCAGAAGATACGGCTCGTGCATGGCTAAAGAAGCaagctatctggcagatatacctccCCCGCCCGAAGCAAATACCGAGACCTCTGTTCGGCGTCGAAACACCGAATGAAGTTCATCAGGCCGATCTTCTGTTTCTGCCGCACGACCAACCGGGGAGAGGTCGTAAGCTGTacaagtacgcgctgacagtggTTGACGTCGCTTCGCGCTACAAGGAGGCTGAAGCTCTCGCTACGAAAGATTCAAAAGAGGTTGCGGATGCTTTGGCCCGTATTTACAAGCGCGGCCCTCTTACATGGCCAAAGCTGTTTCAAGTCGACCCGGAGCGTGAATTCATGGGCGCTGTAAGCCTGTTGCTGGCCAAACACGGTGTATCGGTTAGACGTGGGCGGGTGGATGTGCACAGGGATCAAGGCATTGTAGAGCGTTTCAACcgcactctggctgagcggctctttgggcATCAGTATGCTCAGGAGCTGCGCCTTCCTCCCGGACACCAGTCCACTGAATGGGtcgctcggctgccctctgttgtcgCAGCTCTCAATAATGAAGTAACCCGCCTCACCGACAAGAAGCCTAAGGATGCAATCAAGGTAAAGGTTGTAACACAAAAGCCCTCTTTGGTGGTTCCAGGTCGCCCCACAGGACTAGATGAGCGCAAAATCCCGTCAGGTGTGGGCGTTCGCTACCTCTACCAGCCAGGCGAACTGGAAGGCGGCCGTCGTCGCGCGACAGACCCTGTATGGTCACTTGAGGTGTACCGGctggggcgctctgtcacaaagcccaatgagcccgtgctgtattatctagacgatacgtcggatggtcCGCAACGGGGCTTCGTCCGTGTAGAATTGCTTATAGTACCTCCTGATACTGAGCTTCCCCCTGATGGGGTCCTACAACGGCGTTAA